The Deinococcus aestuarii genome window below encodes:
- a CDS encoding tyrosine-type recombinase/integrase, translating into MTLDVYKGELVARARTWVDLPLDERRRRAVAAARDRDGEALWDLTEAYMTTHGSAGARVRPHTLRMYRLGVRHWLAYGNTAAVALLNPTPDAGALYLRSLEASGKAPSTAQVYLAGVRQLYRALRWAGATTADPFLDARPARDKTAPWDKRQPYPEEDVQKLLGAATPELRLLVLLGAHAGLRASEIVALTWEDVQLDAGTLRVRDGKGGKARVINLSASLTAALAALGGKTGLVIGRSPEAARLRLKTLCKQAGVAYRGLHALRHYNGTRIVRAGLSLEAAAQHLGHASIETTRVYAKWSDDTLKRELGRW; encoded by the coding sequence TTGACCCTAGATGTCTATAAGGGCGAGTTGGTCGCCCGCGCCCGCACCTGGGTGGACTTGCCTCTCGATGAGCGGCGCCGCCGGGCGGTGGCGGCGGCCAGGGACCGGGATGGGGAAGCCCTCTGGGACCTGACCGAGGCGTACATGACGACCCACGGTTCGGCCGGGGCGCGCGTGCGTCCCCACACCCTGCGGATGTACCGCCTGGGCGTCCGTCACTGGTTGGCCTACGGGAACACGGCGGCCGTCGCGCTGCTCAACCCGACGCCTGACGCGGGCGCCTTGTATCTCCGCTCCCTGGAGGCCTCGGGCAAGGCGCCCTCGACGGCGCAGGTCTACCTCGCCGGGGTGCGCCAGCTCTACCGGGCGCTGCGCTGGGCCGGGGCGACCACCGCCGATCCCTTCCTCGACGCGCGGCCCGCCCGGGATAAGACGGCGCCCTGGGACAAGCGCCAGCCCTACCCGGAGGAGGACGTGCAAAAACTCCTCGGCGCCGCGACGCCCGAGCTGCGCCTGCTGGTCCTGCTGGGGGCGCACGCCGGGCTGCGGGCCAGCGAGATCGTCGCTCTCACATGGGAGGACGTGCAGCTTGACGCCGGAACGCTGCGGGTGCGGGACGGGAAAGGCGGGAAGGCCAGGGTGATCAACCTCAGCGCCTCGCTGACCGCGGCACTCGCGGCCCTGGGTGGCAAGACCGGGCTGGTGATCGGGCGCAGTCCCGAGGCGGCCAGGCTGAGGCTCAAGACCTTGTGCAAGCAGGCGGGGGTGGCGTACCGGGGGCTGCACGCGCTGCGGCACTACAACGGGACCCGGATCGTGCGCGCGGGGCTGAGCCTGGAGGCGGCCGCCCAGCACCTGGGGCACGCCAGCATCGAGACCACCCGGGTCTATGCCAAGTGGAGTGACGACACGCTCAAGCGTGAACTCGGCCGGTGGTAG
- a CDS encoding tyrosine-type recombinase/integrase, with product MIGRTPEAARGRLRTLCKREGIPYLGLHALRHTAGTRLVRAGFQLQDVAEHLGHSDVQTARTYGK from the coding sequence GTGATCGGGCGGACGCCGGAAGCGGCGCGGGGGAGACTGCGGACCTTGTGCAAACGCGAAGGCATTCCCTATTTGGGCCTGCACGCGCTGCGGCATACGGCGGGGACGCGGCTGGTGCGGGCAGGGTTTCAGCTTCAGGACGTGGCCGAGCACCTGGGGCACAGCGACGTGCAGACGGCCCGGACCTACGGCAAATGA
- the cas4 gene encoding CRISPR-associated protein Cas4: MDEPVTLSALQHFVFCPRQFALIHVEGVWEDTGQTARGHQSHARAHGGGSEERDGVRTLRALPLVSRLHGLAGIADVVELLPDGSPRPVEYKSGRAKPRLADEVQLCAQALCLEEMFGVSIAQGFIYHVASRKRRDVAFTPELRGAVLETRDGVRALLGSGELPSPAADERCQFCSLFDACEPFAPRDFPAGYDPFDTRLL; encoded by the coding sequence ATGGACGAGCCGGTCACGCTCTCGGCCCTGCAACACTTCGTCTTCTGCCCTCGCCAGTTCGCTCTGATCCACGTCGAGGGGGTGTGGGAGGACACCGGCCAGACGGCGCGCGGTCACCAGTCGCACGCGCGGGCGCATGGCGGCGGGAGCGAGGAGCGGGACGGGGTGCGGACCCTGCGCGCCCTGCCCCTGGTGTCGCGCCTGCACGGCCTCGCCGGGATAGCGGACGTGGTGGAACTCCTCCCGGACGGCTCGCCCCGCCCGGTGGAGTACAAGTCGGGCCGCGCCAAACCCCGCCTCGCGGACGAGGTGCAGCTCTGCGCGCAGGCCCTCTGTCTGGAGGAGATGTTCGGCGTGAGCATCGCGCAGGGCTTCATCTATCACGTCGCCAGCCGCAAGCGCCGGGACGTGGCCTTTACCCCCGAACTGCGCGGGGCAGTGCTGGAGACGCGGGACGGCGTGAGGGCCCTGCTGGGCAGCGGCGAGCTTCCCTCACCCGCCGCCGACGAACGCTGCCAGTTTTGCAGCCTCTTCGATGCCTGCGAGCCCTTCGCCCCGCGCGACTTTCCCGCCGGCTACGACCCCTTCGACACGAGGTTGCTATGA
- the cas1c gene encoding type I-C CRISPR-associated endonuclease Cas1c — protein MRTLLNTLYVQTQKSYLHLENDNVRVDVEGERKAMLPLHHLDGIVVFGNVLLSPFLIQKLARAHKPVTWLTEWGQFTARTETPVSGNVLLRVAQHACTCDPGRTLAVARYVAAGKLQNQKTTLLRSAREAAEEDAPTLRQAARDINAQVGVLPLAETVDEVRGIEGTAARSYFEVFSLMLRANRDFFWLGERTRRPARDPINAVLNYVYTLLAGECASACQTVGLDPQIGFLHALRPGRQSLALDLMEELRPVIADRAVLTLINRQQLTPRDFTLHEGRTVTLTEDGRRTILRHLQERKGEEVFHSLTGRKTPLGLIPHVQARLLAQHLRGDRPHYPPYLHR, from the coding sequence ATGAGGACGCTGCTCAATACCCTGTACGTGCAGACCCAGAAGAGCTACCTGCATCTGGAGAACGACAACGTGCGGGTCGACGTGGAAGGCGAGAGGAAGGCCATGCTGCCCCTCCACCACCTCGACGGGATCGTCGTCTTTGGGAACGTGCTGCTCAGTCCCTTCCTGATTCAGAAGCTGGCGCGAGCGCACAAGCCCGTCACCTGGCTGACCGAGTGGGGCCAGTTCACTGCCCGCACCGAGACGCCGGTCAGCGGCAATGTCCTGCTGAGGGTCGCCCAGCACGCCTGCACCTGCGACCCCGGCCGCACCCTGGCGGTGGCACGGTACGTCGCGGCGGGAAAACTTCAGAACCAGAAGACGACCCTGCTCCGCTCGGCCCGGGAGGCGGCCGAGGAGGACGCCCCCACCCTGCGTCAGGCCGCGCGCGACATCAACGCGCAGGTCGGGGTGCTGCCCCTTGCCGAGACTGTGGACGAGGTACGCGGCATCGAAGGCACTGCCGCCCGCAGCTACTTCGAGGTGTTCAGCCTGATGCTGCGCGCCAACCGTGACTTCTTCTGGCTGGGCGAGCGCACCCGCAGGCCCGCCCGCGACCCTATCAATGCTGTCCTCAACTACGTGTACACGCTCCTTGCGGGCGAGTGCGCCAGCGCGTGCCAGACGGTGGGTCTCGACCCGCAGATCGGCTTTCTCCATGCCCTGCGCCCCGGACGCCAGAGCCTCGCCCTCGACCTGATGGAGGAACTGCGCCCGGTGATCGCCGACCGCGCCGTCCTCACCCTGATCAACCGTCAGCAACTCACCCCGCGTGATTTCACCCTGCACGAGGGCCGCACCGTCACCCTCACCGAGGACGGGCGGCGGACCATCCTCCGGCACCTCCAGGAGCGCAAGGGCGAGGAGGTTTTCCACTCCCTGACCGGGCGCAAGACGCCGCTCGGGCTGATCCCGCACGTCCAGGCCCGTCTGCTCGCCCAGCACCTGCGCGGTGACCGGCCCCACTACCCGCCGTACCTGCACCGATGA
- the cas2 gene encoding CRISPR-associated endonuclease Cas2, translated as MIDLLITYDVSTDTSAGRRRLRRVAKVCVAHGQRVQHSVFEISVTEVQLLALRERLLSEMDPTEDSIRIYRLRQPRERFVEAFGRDGYRDLGAPLIL; from the coding sequence ATGATCGACCTGCTGATCACCTACGACGTGTCCACCGACACGTCCGCCGGGCGCAGGCGGCTGCGCCGGGTCGCCAAGGTCTGCGTCGCCCACGGCCAGCGGGTCCAGCACAGCGTCTTCGAGATCAGTGTGACGGAGGTCCAGCTCCTCGCCCTGCGTGAGCGGCTGCTCTCCGAGATGGATCCTACTGAGGACAGCATCCGCATCTACCGACTGCGCCAGCCCCGCGAGCGTTTTGTGGAGGCCTTCGGGCGAGACGGCTACCGCGACCTGGGTGCCCCCCTGATCCTATAA